Proteins co-encoded in one Bremerella sp. TYQ1 genomic window:
- a CDS encoding DUF1559 domain-containing protein — protein sequence MKKTRRGFTLVELLVVIAIIGVLIALLLPAVQQAREAARRMQCTNNLKQIGLALHNYHDTYNALPAAWIRRHGSSDPKYGWASMILPFIEQSNLYDQLDPGRIALKDRFKSSATATDKALLQTVIDGYRCPSDVTGDLNDKDIFGSDHFDIATANYICSIGDVSVTGDIDGGAVFYGNSYLGFKDITDGLSNTAMIGERDGGNSEDTSVNFRAAVWAGVGRDNNNGSGFVGRTTGRSNFVINFDYGATGATANLGKGFSSLHPGGVNMLLGDGAVRFIPETANPTNVVRPLTLRSDGKTIELP from the coding sequence ATGAAGAAGACGCGTCGTGGTTTTACGTTAGTAGAACTTCTTGTGGTTATCGCCATTATCGGCGTGCTGATCGCGTTGCTGCTGCCGGCCGTACAACAGGCCCGCGAAGCCGCACGTCGTATGCAATGCACAAACAACCTGAAGCAGATCGGTCTGGCTCTGCACAATTATCACGATACCTACAACGCATTGCCGGCCGCTTGGATCCGTCGTCATGGATCGAGCGACCCGAAATATGGTTGGGCATCGATGATTCTTCCGTTCATCGAACAGTCGAACCTTTACGATCAACTCGACCCTGGTCGCATTGCGTTGAAAGACCGCTTCAAGTCATCGGCAACCGCCACGGACAAAGCGTTGTTGCAAACGGTCATCGACGGCTATCGCTGCCCCAGCGACGTGACCGGCGATTTGAACGATAAAGACATCTTCGGTTCCGATCACTTCGATATCGCTACGGCCAACTACATTTGCAGCATCGGTGATGTTTCCGTGACCGGCGATATCGATGGCGGAGCCGTTTTCTATGGCAACAGCTATCTCGGATTCAAAGACATTACCGATGGCCTAAGCAACACGGCAATGATCGGCGAACGCGATGGTGGCAACTCGGAAGATACGAGTGTCAACTTCCGTGCGGCCGTTTGGGCTGGTGTTGGACGCGACAACAACAACGGTAGCGGCTTTGTGGGACGAACGACCGGACGAAGCAACTTCGTGATCAATTTCGATTACGGTGCCACCGGCGCAACGGCGAACCTTGGCAAAGGATTCTCCAGTCTCCATCCCGGCGGCGTCAACATGCTGTTAGGGGATGGCGCGGTTCGCTTCATTCCTGAAACCGCGAATCCAACCAATGTGGTGCGGCCACTAACGCTTCGCTCGGACGGAAAAACGATCGAACTGCCGTAG
- a CDS encoding WD40 repeat domain-containing protein, whose product MGFLLNRCLATGLALLGMLASGMTLVAEEKPSAKQFVDTFQQRIEEHQPLRIFIRARATIPYEHCFVQAISDDGKYLVADAYENQKSKTICWDVDKDQLLWELDSGTVSACAYSGDGKHLLVGKLGGSIDVLDAANGDKLFTHDTLDSGICGVGFAADERFIYAVDSQGNSFVAPLMEKATDIHQVGVSLGSNSVQMAAIDDNRWWKVIQQGRKFKHLIHDGDAPPQKFETPGSNPEFGTSEGDLAAGPEGMAWAERGTLVTARIDPDQPDRLLPHQEFEISDHAPIERVTISPEKSYAWVWQSTHLDVFDMASGQEVNSIRLPTVGHQMGKPILHGSGLAMMCELNELQKSVHPAVWQLEGDEISALELTHQTIVQWLTDNRFDAIEELAARWDGRTDIFYTKVKQAPNRQIVNWIKEFDEPHKADETRDKLYELWVKKNPDQAQIMRMVVYELKHDATFDKFEIKEVMQEVKEIQDRSWWSYFFPSEKQRSRTDEILKTNQFRQDAWNELMEPIFQQEHIPAEAYWTFIHATIGNKKLKSQVDAKMEKALRRWPEYYPVFAYEAQHRVVSRNKLPDSTVNGFTKKIADQAGGVKGDVLYARMFQRTDINRYFTSTQPESVPADRARALRGMVTIAEQTEDVDAMSFGMELASRLNDEATARKIARRMLSVGAYPARSYDADANGQMIWRVVHEEERRKLSEQD is encoded by the coding sequence ATGGGGTTTCTATTGAATCGATGTCTGGCCACCGGGTTGGCGCTGCTGGGAATGCTGGCATCAGGCATGACGCTTGTGGCGGAGGAAAAGCCTTCCGCCAAGCAGTTTGTCGATACGTTTCAGCAGCGAATCGAAGAGCACCAACCGCTGAGGATCTTCATCCGCGCCAGAGCCACGATCCCGTATGAACACTGTTTCGTCCAGGCGATCTCGGATGACGGCAAGTATTTGGTCGCCGATGCCTACGAAAACCAAAAAAGCAAAACCATCTGTTGGGATGTCGACAAGGACCAACTGTTGTGGGAGTTGGATTCTGGCACAGTGTCGGCGTGTGCTTATTCTGGCGATGGAAAACACCTGCTCGTTGGCAAACTTGGTGGTTCGATCGATGTGCTGGATGCTGCCAACGGCGACAAGCTTTTCACGCACGATACGCTGGATAGTGGGATTTGCGGCGTCGGTTTCGCCGCGGACGAACGATTTATCTATGCCGTCGACAGCCAGGGGAATTCGTTTGTTGCCCCGTTAATGGAGAAAGCTACGGACATTCACCAAGTTGGTGTATCACTAGGAAGCAACAGCGTCCAAATGGCGGCGATCGACGACAACCGGTGGTGGAAAGTCATTCAACAGGGCCGCAAATTCAAGCACCTCATTCACGATGGCGACGCTCCGCCGCAAAAGTTCGAAACGCCTGGGAGTAATCCCGAATTTGGGACTTCCGAAGGAGATCTGGCAGCAGGCCCCGAAGGGATGGCCTGGGCAGAACGCGGAACGCTGGTCACCGCGCGGATCGACCCTGATCAGCCTGATCGCCTGCTACCTCATCAAGAGTTCGAGATCTCCGACCATGCCCCGATCGAGCGAGTTACTATCTCGCCGGAGAAATCGTACGCCTGGGTTTGGCAGTCAACTCACCTCGATGTTTTCGATATGGCCTCGGGGCAAGAGGTCAACTCAATTCGACTTCCGACAGTCGGACATCAGATGGGCAAGCCTATCTTGCACGGTTCAGGGCTAGCGATGATGTGTGAACTGAACGAGCTACAGAAATCGGTCCACCCTGCGGTTTGGCAGTTGGAAGGGGATGAAATCTCGGCTCTGGAGCTTACGCATCAAACGATCGTGCAGTGGCTGACTGACAATCGATTTGACGCCATCGAGGAATTGGCGGCGCGCTGGGATGGGCGGACCGACATCTTCTATACTAAGGTCAAGCAAGCCCCTAATCGTCAGATTGTCAATTGGATCAAAGAGTTTGACGAGCCTCACAAAGCGGATGAAACACGCGACAAGCTTTACGAGCTATGGGTGAAAAAGAACCCCGACCAGGCGCAGATTATGCGGATGGTTGTCTACGAACTGAAGCACGACGCAACGTTCGACAAGTTCGAGATCAAGGAGGTGATGCAAGAGGTCAAGGAAATCCAGGACCGTAGTTGGTGGTCTTACTTCTTCCCCAGTGAAAAGCAGCGGTCGCGAACCGACGAAATTCTGAAAACCAATCAGTTTCGGCAAGATGCGTGGAACGAGCTCATGGAGCCAATCTTCCAGCAGGAGCACATTCCCGCCGAGGCGTATTGGACGTTCATTCATGCCACCATTGGTAATAAGAAGCTGAAAAGTCAGGTCGATGCCAAAATGGAAAAAGCCCTGCGGCGGTGGCCTGAGTACTACCCCGTCTTCGCGTACGAAGCCCAGCACCGTGTTGTCAGTCGGAACAAACTGCCTGATTCGACAGTCAACGGATTTACGAAGAAGATTGCCGATCAAGCTGGCGGCGTGAAAGGGGACGTTCTGTATGCTCGAATGTTCCAGCGAACAGATATCAATCGTTACTTCACTTCGACACAGCCAGAGAGCGTGCCTGCCGATCGAGCCAGGGCGTTACGCGGTATGGTAACCATTGCTGAACAAACGGAAGATGTCGACGCGATGTCGTTTGGTATGGAGCTCGCCTCGCGATTAAACGATGAAGCGACAGCTCGCAAAATTGCCCGACGAATGCTATCGGTCGGTGCCTATCCGGCACGTTCCTACGACGCCGACGCCAACGGACAAATGATATGGAGAGTCGTGCACGAAGAAGAACGCCGCAAATTGAGCGAACAAGACTAG
- a CDS encoding DUF1080 domain-containing protein: MPTTRTLLACSTLLLVAGVCIADDFQPNQSEMPVAPPEGAIVLLDETTNDFLNKHGEAIDWPLEEGVATSTRGEGRSNHIVSKTFFRDADIHAEFKLPKKGSGNSGIYIHGNYELQIINSVGKEKLDQGDIGAVYGFAPAMVNAGKGPGEWQVYDIRYRAPRRDENGKITEEGSITAWLNGQKVQDETKLGEPRSKYHPYRYNTTDYLKAIWEHQKETSVGPVFLQDHDNAVEFRNVWIKPLDEKAIVYEGAK; encoded by the coding sequence ATGCCCACGACGCGAACTCTATTGGCTTGTTCCACTTTGCTGCTGGTTGCTGGCGTCTGCATTGCCGACGACTTCCAGCCGAACCAATCCGAGATGCCGGTGGCTCCGCCGGAAGGGGCGATCGTTTTGCTGGACGAGACGACCAACGACTTCCTCAACAAGCATGGCGAAGCGATCGATTGGCCGCTGGAAGAAGGCGTGGCCACTTCGACACGCGGGGAAGGTCGCTCGAATCATATCGTCTCGAAGACATTCTTCCGCGACGCCGACATTCATGCTGAGTTCAAGCTTCCCAAGAAAGGAAGCGGCAACAGCGGTATCTACATTCATGGCAACTACGAACTGCAGATCATCAATTCGGTCGGCAAGGAAAAGCTCGACCAAGGCGACATCGGCGCCGTCTACGGTTTCGCCCCGGCGATGGTAAATGCTGGCAAAGGGCCAGGCGAATGGCAAGTGTACGACATCCGCTATCGAGCCCCACGCCGTGACGAGAATGGCAAGATTACTGAAGAAGGAAGCATCACCGCGTGGCTTAACGGTCAGAAGGTGCAAGACGAAACGAAGCTCGGTGAACCACGTTCCAAATATCACCCTTACCGCTACAACACGACTGATTACCTGAAAGCAATCTGGGAGCACCAGAAAGAAACGTCGGTCGGGCCTGTCTTTCTGCAAGATCACGATAACGCGGTCGAGTTCCGCAACGTGTGGATCAAGCCTCTCGACGAAAAGGCGATTGTGTACGAAGGCGCGAAGTAA
- a CDS encoding S9 family peptidase, with amino-acid sequence MIAIMRQSVLENGVRVGQTERLLPELFACPKKDRPMRSLALLLLLAATSFAQETENPYNDPVPVAEPYYRVRYEASTKPGELQFPVTYTLWVPEGVETLRGVIVHQHGCGVGSCRSGQTGVFDLHWQALAKKHDCALLSPVYEQPADANCQLWCDPRNGSSAAFQQGLADFAQQTGHAELATVPWAIWGHSGGGHWCGGMVMLHPERVAAAWLRSGVPLFEKQEGRNINPYETIPTAALAVPVMCNLGTEEGFTVSGKRFSGVWPGVQSFFGKMREQGGLVAVSVDPLTSHQCGNQRYLAIPWLDACLTQRLPKEMGQPLNPLNENAGLLAPLPMPEEEVVAPVAALKFTGDKKQSIWLPSVAVAKAWKQYMHDTNVTDTTPPPAATHVTVDGNTITWQCEADIESGLAPFTILRDGKPIAQVPEKSKNPFGRSVFQGLQYSDTPIQPLVEMKFTDKTAQPGESYQYQVISENTAGLKSE; translated from the coding sequence ATGATTGCAATTATGCGTCAGTCGGTGCTGGAAAATGGCGTGCGTGTCGGTCAAACTGAACGGCTCCTCCCTGAACTGTTTGCCTGCCCCAAAAAGGACCGCCCCATGCGTTCGCTTGCCTTATTGCTTCTGCTTGCCGCGACTTCGTTCGCACAGGAAACCGAAAACCCCTACAACGATCCCGTCCCTGTCGCCGAGCCTTATTACCGAGTCCGATACGAAGCTTCGACGAAGCCAGGCGAACTGCAATTTCCGGTCACCTATACGCTGTGGGTTCCGGAAGGGGTGGAGACGCTACGTGGGGTGATCGTCCATCAGCATGGCTGCGGCGTCGGTTCCTGCCGCTCGGGGCAAACCGGCGTATTCGACTTACATTGGCAGGCCTTGGCGAAGAAGCATGACTGCGCGCTGCTGTCGCCTGTCTATGAACAACCGGCCGACGCCAATTGCCAGCTTTGGTGCGATCCTCGCAATGGTTCGTCGGCTGCGTTTCAACAAGGGCTTGCCGACTTCGCCCAGCAAACTGGCCACGCCGAATTGGCGACCGTCCCGTGGGCAATTTGGGGACACAGCGGCGGTGGGCATTGGTGTGGCGGCATGGTGATGCTGCACCCTGAGCGTGTTGCCGCGGCATGGCTGCGAAGTGGCGTGCCGCTGTTCGAGAAGCAAGAGGGCCGCAACATCAATCCTTACGAAACGATTCCGACGGCCGCATTGGCTGTCCCCGTGATGTGCAACTTAGGCACGGAAGAAGGTTTCACCGTCAGCGGCAAGCGGTTCTCCGGCGTCTGGCCTGGCGTGCAATCTTTCTTCGGCAAAATGCGCGAGCAAGGAGGACTTGTCGCCGTTTCGGTCGATCCGCTGACGAGCCATCAGTGCGGCAATCAGCGATACCTGGCCATCCCTTGGCTGGATGCCTGCCTGACGCAGCGATTGCCGAAGGAAATGGGGCAGCCTCTTAATCCCCTGAACGAAAATGCCGGGTTACTCGCTCCGTTGCCAATGCCGGAAGAAGAAGTGGTCGCCCCGGTCGCCGCCCTAAAATTCACCGGCGATAAGAAGCAATCGATCTGGCTCCCTAGCGTTGCCGTTGCGAAGGCCTGGAAACAGTACATGCACGATACCAACGTGACCGACACCACCCCGCCTCCAGCCGCAACCCACGTTACCGTCGACGGCAATACGATCACGTGGCAATGCGAAGCCGACATCGAGAGCGGTCTCGCTCCGTTCACGATTCTTCGCGACGGCAAACCGATCGCCCAAGTCCCGGAGAAGTCCAAAAACCCGTTCGGCCGATCCGTCTTCCAAGGACTCCAATACAGCGACACCCCCATCCAGCCCCTCGTCGAAATGAAATTCACCGACAAAACAGCCCAACCAGGTGAGTCCTATCAATACCAAGTGATCTCCGAAAACACGGCCGGTTTGAAGTCGGAGTAA
- a CDS encoding DUF1559 domain-containing protein, with translation MRRDALRHGFTLVELLVVIAIIGILIALLLPAVQQAREAARRMQCSNNLKQIGLGLHNYESTFKVFPPGDCSVNYGSGDIPQASTQAFILPFLEQGNSHDTFDFRYQVNANAANTQARLQNIVTYQCPSEIAPSGPLLVANAINASSANYMQCLGAHSEQNPTSPTPQHGVFWRNSATRFADITDGTSNTALFSEIKKGPNHTSSYLQLDAGHPDDFRVATRATSTWSGADLLDAPSECETRGTNAWAYRGLQYYRGLLVATYYTHTLTPNARLRDCTDNTIYRGHLAPRSYHPGGVELCYADGSVGFVADTIDANVFKAMGSKAGGEVVTRN, from the coding sequence ATGCGACGCGACGCGCTTCGGCATGGGTTTACGTTGGTGGAATTGTTGGTTGTGATTGCCATCATTGGCATTTTGATTGCATTGCTTCTGCCGGCCGTGCAGCAGGCTCGCGAGGCGGCTCGGCGCATGCAGTGCAGCAACAACTTGAAGCAGATCGGCTTGGGACTGCACAACTACGAAAGCACGTTCAAAGTGTTTCCGCCGGGCGACTGTAGTGTGAACTACGGATCAGGCGACATTCCCCAGGCTTCGACGCAAGCTTTCATCCTGCCATTTCTCGAACAAGGCAACAGCCACGATACGTTCGACTTCCGTTACCAGGTAAATGCCAACGCGGCGAATACCCAGGCGCGTCTGCAGAACATCGTGACGTATCAATGTCCGTCGGAAATCGCTCCGAGTGGACCACTGTTGGTGGCCAACGCCATCAATGCTTCAAGTGCCAACTACATGCAATGCTTGGGGGCTCACTCGGAACAAAACCCAACCTCCCCGACTCCACAGCATGGGGTGTTCTGGCGAAACTCGGCAACTCGGTTTGCCGACATCACCGACGGAACGTCGAACACCGCTTTGTTTAGCGAAATCAAGAAGGGCCCGAACCATACCAGCTCGTACTTGCAGCTCGATGCCGGACACCCTGACGATTTCCGCGTGGCAACTCGAGCGACTTCGACGTGGTCAGGGGCGGATCTGCTCGATGCACCAAGCGAATGCGAAACGCGGGGAACCAACGCGTGGGCTTACCGTGGTCTGCAGTATTACCGCGGGCTGCTCGTGGCGACATACTACACGCACACGCTGACCCCCAACGCGCGTCTGCGGGATTGCACCGACAACACGATCTATCGAGGACATCTTGCCCCGCGAAGCTATCACCCCGGCGGAGTCGAACTTTGCTACGCCGACGGTTCGGTTGGCTTCGTTGCCGATACGATTGACGCCAATGTGTTCAAAGCCATGGGATCGAAAGCAGGGGGCGAAGTGGTGACGCGTAACTAA
- a CDS encoding carboxypeptidase-like regulatory domain-containing protein produces the protein MFRMLSNVVRRGSIAFVLGLLPLVAGCNNMPTGDIVPTVPAGGVVTFQGKPLEHYQVLLQAEDQRPASGMTDADGNFVLGTNGKGDGAPVGMHKVAVRYVGPPDFDPESGGMEFKPMPPPKVKIPAKYSSIESSGLTVEVPSDGNTEIDLKLQ, from the coding sequence GTGTTTCGAATGTTATCTAACGTAGTTCGCCGCGGCAGCATAGCCTTTGTTCTCGGTTTGCTGCCGCTTGTCGCCGGGTGCAATAACATGCCGACCGGCGATATCGTGCCGACAGTTCCTGCCGGCGGTGTGGTCACATTTCAAGGGAAACCGCTAGAGCATTACCAGGTGCTTTTGCAGGCGGAAGACCAACGGCCTGCTTCAGGGATGACCGATGCCGATGGCAATTTCGTCCTCGGCACCAACGGCAAAGGAGACGGTGCCCCGGTCGGCATGCACAAAGTGGCCGTTCGGTATGTCGGCCCGCCGGACTTCGATCCCGAATCAGGCGGCATGGAATTCAAACCAATGCCACCTCCCAAAGTCAAAATCCCGGCGAAGTACTCCAGCATCGAGTCTTCCGGGCTGACGGTCGAAGTGCCGTCGGACGGGAATACCGAAATCGATCTGAAACTGCAATAA
- a CDS encoding DUF2461 domain-containing protein, with the protein MADIGFTKKSFQLLKEIHDNNNREWYHENKDDLKEHLLQPFAEMLETVSTKLKNAKLPCSGSKQTMFRLPRDVRFSHDKRPYKEHIGGLLTPSGNKNQDSALLYAHLSAEGGFLAAGFYCLDTKVLNLIRDRIIEEPKQFTKVAKKMQRAGFEFDPIDPLKSMPRGYSDYAEHEHVFYLKMRSLVVKQPQTKEAWLDGSIVKRLVAMHKASVDFLLFGLEAIGDSR; encoded by the coding sequence ATGGCCGACATCGGGTTCACCAAGAAATCGTTTCAGCTTCTCAAAGAGATCCACGATAACAACAATCGCGAGTGGTATCACGAAAACAAAGACGACTTGAAAGAGCACCTGCTCCAGCCGTTCGCCGAGATGCTGGAAACGGTCAGTACGAAGCTGAAGAACGCCAAACTCCCTTGTTCCGGCAGCAAGCAAACCATGTTTCGCCTGCCCCGAGACGTTCGTTTTTCGCACGACAAACGCCCCTACAAGGAACACATCGGCGGACTGCTCACCCCTTCCGGTAACAAGAACCAAGACTCGGCGCTGCTGTATGCGCATCTATCGGCGGAAGGCGGATTTCTAGCGGCAGGATTTTATTGCCTCGATACGAAGGTGCTGAACCTGATCCGCGACCGCATTATTGAAGAGCCGAAACAGTTCACCAAAGTTGCCAAGAAGATGCAGCGTGCCGGCTTCGAGTTCGACCCGATCGATCCACTCAAGTCGATGCCGCGTGGCTACTCCGATTACGCCGAGCACGAGCATGTTTTCTATTTGAAAATGCGTTCGCTTGTTGTCAAGCAGCCACAAACCAAAGAGGCGTGGCTCGACGGCTCGATCGTCAAACGCCTCGTGGCAATGCACAAGGCGTCTGTCGATTTCCTGTTGTTCGGCTTGGAAGCGATCGGCGACAGCCGGTAG
- a CDS encoding alpha/beta fold hydrolase produces the protein MLRSLLLLAAMAILPSTLLAQSEDLSFDQRLTEYEYPFPVKTYEFESQGQKLEMAYMFLPAKDDSKPVVTLLHGKNFNGAYWQSTAKLLQSQGYGVLMPDQIGFGKSSKPKDYQYSFPAFAQNTKGLLESLNVDNTIVVGHSMGGMLASRFALLYPDTTQKLILVNPIGLENYLQYVQYKDVDFFYQNELQQAPEKIVAYQKKNYYDGAWNDDYAALTEPLVGWVQGPDWKDLAYVNALTYDVIFTQPVIEEFKDFQVPVTLILGTRDRTGPGRNWKRDGVDYELGRYDLLGSQVKARNPDIEVIELPGLGHLPHIENFELFQQAFEVGLKD, from the coding sequence ATGTTGCGTTCGCTATTACTACTTGCCGCGATGGCCATACTGCCGTCGACGCTGCTGGCTCAATCAGAAGATCTGTCGTTTGATCAACGTCTGACCGAGTACGAATATCCTTTTCCGGTGAAGACCTACGAGTTTGAATCGCAGGGGCAGAAGCTGGAAATGGCTTACATGTTTCTGCCAGCCAAGGACGACAGCAAACCGGTTGTGACGCTGCTGCATGGGAAGAATTTTAACGGAGCGTATTGGCAATCGACTGCGAAACTGCTGCAGTCGCAGGGTTACGGCGTGCTGATGCCCGATCAGATTGGGTTCGGCAAGTCGAGCAAACCGAAAGACTACCAGTACAGCTTTCCCGCGTTCGCCCAAAACACGAAGGGATTGCTCGAGTCGTTGAACGTCGACAACACGATTGTCGTTGGGCATTCGATGGGTGGCATGCTCGCTTCCCGCTTTGCCCTGCTCTACCCCGATACCACGCAGAAGCTGATTCTGGTCAATCCGATTGGCCTGGAAAACTACCTTCAATATGTCCAGTACAAGGACGTCGATTTCTTCTATCAGAACGAATTGCAGCAAGCCCCCGAGAAGATCGTCGCGTATCAGAAGAAGAACTATTACGACGGGGCATGGAACGATGACTATGCCGCGCTGACCGAGCCCTTGGTCGGTTGGGTGCAAGGGCCTGACTGGAAAGATCTTGCCTACGTGAATGCGCTGACCTACGACGTGATCTTCACGCAACCGGTCATCGAAGAGTTCAAAGACTTTCAGGTGCCTGTCACGCTGATCCTTGGAACGCGGGATCGCACGGGGCCTGGACGCAATTGGAAACGAGATGGCGTCGACTACGAATTGGGACGGTACGATCTACTAGGCTCCCAGGTCAAAGCCCGTAACCCCGACATCGAAGTCATCGAACTCCCCGGCCTCGGTCATCTTCCGCACATCGAAAACTTCGAGCTATTCCAACAGGCCTTTGAAGTCGGTTTGAAGGATTAA
- a CDS encoding DUF3352 domain-containing protein: MKRRITPLLGLLLSTLLISSVLAERPNAARIISDQTFAFLRVADTQDFIAKLEQTSIGKAANDPQMQPFINGIWQTLKQWAANAEERSGLTLEEILSIPQGELAIGVVAMQEGNPGVLILCDLGEDTRVVERVLSLLETVAGNDGALIERNKHKDAEITLIRGNNGPLAVCIHENTLLLSNRIEAVEDSLDNWSGEREDSLASDDRFSTIVSASRGTKDEPAQMIWYVNPIDGLRTVTRDQPGGGYVMGFLPVLGLDGIKAIGGSNIFATEDFDSIGHLHIMLERPRTGVIEMIALKNASTDPEVWVPEDVTNYMTSNWDVEKCYGALENLYDSIFGEGKLAEDIDRRINQRTGIDFKTEVLDNLEGKFTLVQWYEPPARINSQATFIAAKVKDRAAMQRTIDRIVESLPRLNDIVEKKNFGDATYYSANVGNAPIPEDVPEDRRRRMENRRTLRPEPCFGLIGDFLFFADRPGIVEHIAMTHGGDIPRLADDLSFKLVLNQLQEQAGERKLAMVSFARPEESLRMIYELVQADSTRNFISQRAERNDFFNNLQGNLEANPLPDFNVISKYLAPSGSIMVDDETGLHWVGFTLKRDSE; encoded by the coding sequence ATGAAACGCCGTATCACCCCACTTCTTGGCCTTTTGCTTTCCACGCTGCTCATTTCCAGCGTTTTGGCCGAGCGTCCCAATGCCGCTCGGATCATTTCCGATCAGACGTTCGCGTTCCTTCGTGTCGCCGACACACAAGATTTTATTGCCAAACTCGAGCAAACCTCGATCGGTAAAGCGGCGAACGACCCGCAGATGCAGCCCTTCATCAACGGCATCTGGCAGACACTCAAGCAGTGGGCCGCCAATGCCGAGGAACGAAGTGGCCTGACGCTCGAAGAAATCTTGAGTATCCCCCAGGGCGAATTGGCGATTGGGGTTGTCGCAATGCAGGAAGGCAATCCTGGCGTGCTCATCTTGTGCGACTTGGGGGAAGACACTCGCGTGGTCGAACGAGTCCTCAGCTTGCTCGAAACCGTTGCCGGCAACGACGGTGCGTTGATCGAACGCAACAAGCACAAAGATGCCGAAATCACTCTAATTCGCGGCAATAATGGTCCATTGGCCGTTTGCATTCACGAGAATACGCTGCTGCTTTCCAACCGAATTGAAGCAGTCGAAGACTCGCTCGATAATTGGTCCGGCGAACGTGAAGACAGCCTCGCATCGGACGATCGGTTCAGCACCATTGTTTCCGCTTCGCGAGGTACCAAAGACGAGCCGGCCCAGATGATTTGGTACGTCAATCCAATCGATGGCCTTCGCACGGTCACCCGAGATCAGCCTGGCGGCGGTTACGTGATGGGTTTCCTCCCAGTGCTTGGTCTCGACGGAATCAAAGCGATCGGCGGTAGCAACATCTTCGCTACGGAAGACTTCGACTCGATTGGGCACTTGCACATCATGCTCGAACGTCCTCGCACCGGCGTCATCGAAATGATCGCGTTGAAGAATGCTTCGACCGACCCGGAAGTCTGGGTACCGGAAGACGTAACCAACTATATGACAAGCAATTGGGACGTCGAGAAATGCTACGGAGCACTGGAAAACCTCTACGACAGCATCTTCGGCGAAGGCAAGCTTGCCGAGGACATCGACCGCCGAATTAACCAACGAACCGGCATCGACTTCAAGACCGAAGTGCTCGACAACTTGGAAGGGAAGTTCACCCTGGTTCAGTGGTACGAACCGCCAGCTCGGATCAACAGTCAGGCCACGTTTATCGCCGCCAAAGTGAAAGATCGAGCCGCCATGCAGCGAACCATCGACCGCATCGTCGAGTCGCTGCCACGGTTGAACGACATTGTCGAGAAGAAGAACTTCGGCGATGCGACCTATTACTCGGCCAACGTCGGCAATGCCCCGATTCCCGAAGACGTGCCGGAAGATCGTCGCCGACGGATGGAGAACCGCCGAACCCTTCGTCCTGAGCCTTGCTTCGGATTGATTGGCGACTTCCTCTTCTTCGCCGATCGCCCTGGAATCGTCGAACATATTGCGATGACGCATGGTGGCGATATTCCTCGCCTGGCGGACGACTTGAGCTTCAAGCTCGTGCTGAATCAACTCCAGGAACAAGCCGGCGAACGCAAACTGGCGATGGTCAGTTTTGCTCGTCCGGAAGAAAGCCTGCGAATGATTTACGAGTTGGTTCAAGCCGATTCGACGCGTAATTTCATCAGCCAGCGAGCTGAACGAAACGACTTCTTCAACAACCTCCAAGGCAACTTGGAAGCGAACCCGTTGCCGGACTTCAACGTGATCAGCAAGTACCTCGCCCCGAGCGGGTCGATCATGGTGGACGACGAAACAGGCCTGCATTGGGTTGGCTTTACGTTGAAGCGCGATTCGGAATAG